The Anaerohalosphaeraceae bacterium DNA window TCGGGCTTTCCGACACACAGTTCATACCCTTCCCGTCTCATATTTTCGAGCAGGATACCCAGATGCATCAGCCCGCGTCCGGAGACTTTAAATTCATCGGGGGTTTCGCCGGGTTCAACGCGCAAGGCGACATTGGTCTGCAGTTCCTTTTCCAGCCGCTCTTTGAGGTGACGTGTTGTTACGTATTTGCCTTCTCGGCCGGCAAAGGGGCCGTCGTTGATGCGGAAGGTCATATGCATCGTGGGTTCATCCACCGCGATGACCGGCAGGGCGGAGGGACGGTCCGGACAGGCGATGGTGTTGCCGATTTCGACCGGGTCAAGCCCGGCGATGGCGCAGATATCCCCCGCGCTGACTTCCAGGCACGGTTTTTTGCCCAGGCCGCTGAATGTATAAAGCTGGACGATTTTCTGCTGGGTATGTTTGCCTTCGTTATCAATGACTGTGACCATACCGGCCTGTACCGCCCGTCCGGCAAAAAGACGTCCGATGGCGATGCGTCCCACGTAGTCTGAGTAATCGACAGCCGTCACAAGCATTTGCAACGGAGCTTCGGTGTCGGCCTTGGGAGCAGGAACCTCTTCGATGATGGCTCGAAAAATCGGCTCCATGTTCTGCCGGGGCTGGTCGAGTTCTCTGACAGCCCAGCCGTATCGGGCGGAGGCGTACAGGACGGGGAAGTCGAGGGCCTCGTTGTCTGCATTGAGGGAGACAAACAAGTCAAACACCTCATTCAGAACATCGTTCGGCCGGGCATCGGGACGATCCACCTTGTTGATGACGACGATGGGTTTGAGCTTATGGGCCAGGGCTTTGGAAAGAACAAAACGGGTTTGCGGCATTGGGCCGTCGAAGGCATCGACCAGCAGCAGAACGCCGTCGGCCATTTTCAGCACCCGCTCGACTTCGCCGCCGAAATCGGCGTGCCCGGGGGTATCCATGATGTTGATTTTGTATTCTTTCCCTTCCGGGTCTGTATATTCGATGGCGCAGTTTTTGCTAAAAATGGTAATGCCTCGTTCCCGTTCGAGGGGATTGGAGTCCATAATCAGACCGTGCTGGCCGCCGGCCAGTTTATCCAGTTCGCTTTCGCGAAACATCCCGGACTGGTAGAGCAGCTGGTCCACCAGCGTGGTTTTGCCATGGTCCACGTGGGCAATAATGGCAACATTTCGTATTTGTTCAGGAAACCACATATTTTTCCTATTGTCTCTGGGTTGAAAAAAGGAGCAGTGTACTGAGGATGCTTAAGAAGTCAAGTTTTCTTTTACCAAGATGAAGACCGGATGAATCGGAGAAAGAACGCTTTCGAACGAAATGACAGAACACAGCATGCTGTTTTCCCGTGCCTTTTGAAACACCTCGAAAAGGATTTTTGAACGTAAAAAGCTTGTTCGTTTTTGGAAGGTCAGCTGACGTATTCTGCAGAGCAAAGCGCTACGTAAATAGACCGTCCTTTTTGCTGGTATTCGAGTTTTCCTTCTCGGGCCAGCCAGCCGAGTCCCTGGAAGGCAATCTGAGCAGGCAGATTCGTCCGTTTGGGGATATCTGTGATATTGACAGGGGCTTTGGCAGCAGCGAGCATTTTCCAGATTTGTCCGGCAGCAGAACCGATTTTATCCTGCATACGTTCCCTCGCTTTTCCTGAAAAACAATTTTTGTCCTTTTTGCTGGTAGAGGACAAAGGACCTGTTCAAACTGATCCGATAAACTTTCTTCTCAATATAAAATCTGTCGATGCGGACGTCAAGGGCTTTCAGTTCTTTGAGAGAAAATCTTTCTTGTCATTTGACGAGAGGTCCGGACGGGAGTAGGATGATTATAGATTGTAGGCAAGTAAATACTCGAAATGCCAAGGCAGAATAAGGAGGTTCCCTTGATTCAGGACCGGAAGATTGCCTATTTTTCGATGGAAATCGGGATTGAAGAAGCGATGCCGACCTACAGCGGGGGATTGGGAGTACTGGCCGGGGATACAATCCTGGCGGCGGCGGATGCGGAAGTGCCGATGGCGGCGGTTTCGCTGGTTCATCGAAAGGGCTATTTTTTCCAAAAACTGACGGAGGACGGCCGGCAGATTGAGGAACCGGTTATCTGGACCGTTGAGGATTTTCTGGAGGAAATGCCGCCCCGCGTGAGTGTCGTGATTGAAGGACGAACGGTTCAGATTCGCTGCTGGAAATATGAAGCCAGGGGAATCGGCGGGTATATTGTGCCGGTTTATTTTCTGGATACCGATTTGGAAGTCAACGCACCGCAGGACCGTGAGCTGACGGATTATCTGTACGGGAAAGACAAGCGGTATCGGCTTTGTCAGGAGGTCGTGCTGGGCATCGGAGGGGTGCGGATGCTGCGGGCTCTCGGCTATGAGCAGCTCGAGCGTTTCCATATGAATGAAGGGCATGCCAGTCTTCTGACGCTGGAGCTGCTGGAGGAGCAGAAGCGGAAACGGAACGGACAGACCATCAGCGAGGAAGATATTGCCGCCGTGCGTCGGCAGTGTGTGTTTACGACCCATACGCCCGTGGCGGCCGGTCACGACCAGTTTCCGATGGATTTGGTTCGGCAGGTGCTCGGTCAGCAGGAAGCGTTTTCGCTGAACAATGTTTTCTGCTGCGGCGATATGCTGAATATGACGTATTTGGCGCTGAATCTGAGCCATTATGTCAACGGGGTGGCGAAAAAGCATGGGGAGGTTTCCCGACATATGTTCGGGGGGTATGAGATTGATGCGATTACCAACGGGGTTCACGCGGCTCGGTGGACTTCGGAGCCGTTTGCGGAGTTGTTTGATAAATATATTCCGGGCTGGCGGGAAGACAATTTTAGTCTCCGGTATGCGTTGAGCGTTCCTTCAGAAGAGGCGTGGGAAGCGCACCTTCAGAACAAACGGCGGCTGGTGACTTTTGTGAATCGGGAAACCAATGCCGGAATGGATGCGGAAACGCTGACGCTGGGGTTTGCGCGGCGGGCGACCAGTTATAAGCGTGCGGATTTGATATTCAGCGACCGGCGCCGGCTGAAATCGCTGTGCCGCAAGGGCGGGCGGCTGCAAATCATTTTTGCCGGCAAGGCCCATCCGAATGATTTCGAGGGCAAGGAGCTGATTCGCCGGATTTTTTCCGCTCGCGGGGAGCTGGTGCCGGAGGTGCGGACGGCCTATCTGCCCAATTATGATATGGCGATGGGGCGGCTGATTACGGCAGGAGTGGATGTCTGGCTGAATACGCCGCAGCCGCCGCTGGAGGCCTCGGGCACCAGCGGAATGAAGGCCGCGCTGAACGGCGTGCCTTCTTTGAGCGTGCTGGACGGCTGGTGGATTGAAGGATGTATTGAAGGGGTGACGGGCTGGGCAATCGGGGAGAATCATCGGCAGGCGGAAGTGCCGCAGGACCGCCAAAAAGATGCCGAATCGCTCTATGAAAAACTGGAGAAAGTCCTGTATGTTTATTACAAAACACCGCTTCAGTTCCGCAAGGTAATGCTGCACGCGATTGCCCTGAACGGTTCTTTCTTTAATACCCAGCGGATGATGCAGCAGTATGTATTGAAGGCCTATTTCAGCTGAAAAAACACCTACGAATCAAGGTTGAACAGGTCAAGCCACTGCTGGGTTTCGGCCCGGCTGATGCCCTGTCTTTTTTCTTTGGGTTCGGGGCGGGGCGGTTCCTTCTCGAGGAGTCTGCCGACCATGTCCCAGAAGATTTCTGACCGAACGGGTGCCGCTTTTCGGCGTTTTGCCGCGGCAACCAGACGAAGGTCGCTGCTGATGACAACCAGCGAGCGGGGGGCACTGCAGGTCTGGATTTTTTCTTCAATGAGGGTGTCGGCATCCCGGAAGGAGCCGGAGAAGAGGACCTCAATATTGCTGAAGCCGGCCAGTCCGGTTTTGTCCGGAGGGCCGATGCCGTCGAAGATAATCTGACCGCGATTGCGGGTGCGGCGGAGATATTCAGTCAGGATGCGAATCAGACCGGCTTCATCCAGACCGGCCATGGCTTCCTGTCGCTGAATCACCCGCAGCAGGTTGTAGCCGTCAATCAGCAGGGGCATGGAGAATACCCGTCGGCACAGTAGCGGATTTCTCCGGCTACGATGGTATAGAGAACTTTGCCTTTTACTGTCCAGCCGATATAGGGACAGTTGTGGCTTTTGGAGAAGAAGCGATTGGGGTCAATTGTCCATTCGGCATCCGGATCAATGATGGCAATGTCCGCCCGGTCACCGAGTCCGAGGGTGCCTTTGCTGATGTTCAGAACGCGGGCGGGTCGATATGTAAGCATGGCGAGCAGCTGCGGCCAGTCAATGATACCCGGGTCAATCAGAGCTTTGCGGTACAGAGGCAGGGTGCATTCAAGCGAGGCGATGCCGAAAGGCGCCGCCAGGAATTCGAGTTCTTTTTCGCTTTTCAGATGGGGGGCATGGTCCGTAGCCAGTGCATCAATCAATCCTTCCTGGACGGCTCGCCGAAGGGCTTCCACATCGGCTAGAGTCCGCAGGGGCGGATTGACCTTATAATTGGTATCATAATCCTTCAGATGCTCTTCCGTCAGCAAGAGATGATGCGGAGTCACCTCGCAGCTGATAGGCAGGCCTTCCTGTTTGGCCTGGCGAATCAGCTGTATGGAGCCGGCGGTGGAAATGTGCTGGGCGTGATATCGAGTTTTGGTTTTTTTAACCAGTTGGATGTCTCGCCAGAGCATCATTTCCTCAGCGAGGGGGTCCATCCCCGGAAGTCCGAGAAGGGTGGCGTTGTAGCCGGCGTTCATCACCCCGCCGCGGGCCAGCGAATCATCCTGACAATGCTGGGCGACCACCCGGTTGAACATCGAGGCATACTTGAGAGCCCGGAGCATCACAGCGGCGTTCTGAACTCCGCTGCCGTCGTCCGTGAAGCCGATGGCGCCGGCCTGGGCCATCAGCCCCATTTCAGATAATTCTTCTCCGGCTCGTCCTTTGGTGAGTGTGCCCATCACATAGATGAAGGTTTTTCGGGCTTGCCGCCCCATTCGATGGACATACTCGACACTGGTGGCATTGTCGATAGGCGGATTGGTGTTGGGCATACAGACAACAGAGGTAAATCCGCCTGCTACGGCGGCGGCGGAGCCGGAAGCAATGGTTTCTTCTTCCTCGTCGCCCGGTTCGCGAAAATGCACGTGCAGGTCAATCAGACCGGGGGAAACAATTTTGCCGGAGGCATCAATGAGGATGTCGGCTTTGGCAGGAAGGCGTCCGATTTGGCTGACTTTCCCATCGGCGACGAGCAGATCGGCAATCCGGTCCACGCCGTTGGCCGGGTCAATGAGTCGTCCGTTTCGAATCAGAATGGAAGGTGCGGCGGTTTCTTTCATGGATGTGAGTCCTTGGCTTCAAGAACAGCGGCTTGATTGACCAGAAACAGCACGGCCATTCGAATTGCCAGGCCGTTGGAGACCTGACGCAGAATGACGCTGTTGGGGCCATCGGCCACTTCGGATTCAATTTCCAGCCCGCGGTTCAGCGGACCGGGGTGCATAACCAGAATATCCGGTTTGGCTTTCTTGAGCCGCTCGACAGTCAGGCCGTAGAAGTGAGAATATTCTCGTACGGAGGGGAAGAGATTTCCGCCGAGCCGTTCGAATTGGATGCGAAGCATGTTGATGACATCGAGCTTGTCGATGACGGCATCCAGACTGTAAGAGACCTGAACGGGCAGGTTCTGCACCTGAGCGGGCATCAGGGTCGGAGGACCGACTAAAATCACTTCTGCTCCCAGTTTCGTCAGGGCGTGGATATTGCTGCGGGCGACCCGGGAATGTGCAATGTCGCCGACAATCCCGATTTTCAGACCTTCCAGAGCCCCTTTGATTTGGCGGATGGTATAGGCATCCAGCAGGGCCTGGGTCGGATGTTCGTGGAAACCGTCGCCGGCATTGATGACACAGGCCTTAATGGACCGGCTGAGCAGATGAGGTGCTCCGCCTGCATTGTGCCGAATTACGACAATGTCAACCCCCATGGCTTCGAGATTGCGGGCCGTGTCAATCAGGGTTTCCCCCTTGTTGACGGAACTGGACGTTTTGGTGAATTCGATGACATCGGCACTGAGCCGGCTGGCGGCGAGCGTAAAGCTGTTTCGCGTGCGTGTGCTGTCTTCAAAGAACATATTGACCACCACTTTGCCGCGTAAAGCCGGGGCTTTTTTGATGGAACGGGTGCTGAATTCTTCAAAACCGCGGGCGGTGTCCAATATAAATTCGATTTCTTTTCGGCTGAGGTCTCGCAGACCGAGGAGGTGTTTTCGCCGCCATTGAAAATCCGTTTTCGTTGTCTGGTTCACAGAATTACTCGACTAAAACCTGCTCGATTTGGTCTGTTTCCTTCAAAAGCACCTGAACACGCTCTTCAGGGTTAACGTCAACACGAATGCCGACATAATCTGCGCGAATCGGCAGTTCCCGGCTGCCGCGATCGACCAGGACCGCCAGCCGAATGGCTTTGGGTCTGCCTAAATCCGTCAGGGCATCCAATGCTGCCCGGACGGAGCGTCCGGTGTGAAGCACATCATCCACCAGCAAAACAGTGGTCTGGTGGATGTCAAAATTGATTTCAGTAGTCCGTACCCGGGAGGGAACGGCGTTTTGAGGATCGTGGATGTCATCTCTGTATAGGGTGATATCCAGCGTCCCGCAAGGGATTTCCTTGCCGAGCCGTTCACTGAGCCGCTTCTGGAGACGCTGAGCAAGAATTTCACCGCGGCTCCGAATCCCGATAATCACCAGATTATTATTGGAACCGAGGTCAGAAGCAATATCTTGACTGATGGAATCCAGTATTTGGCTTATTTGTGCTTCGTTAAGCAGGACTCTCATTGCACCCCTTTTCACAAATTAGGGTCAACTGCATTGATTTCTGCTTTCTATCGGACGTAAGTATAGCAAACCGACGTTTGCAAAGCAAGAAGTTCTCGGAATTTGGGATGGAAGCTGAATATTATCGGATGTTTTTTATCGAAGATAGAAAGAATGAATCTGTTGCAGGGGTATCGCCGATTGTGGTACAATGATTATGAATTATTATCGAGGGGTTTTGTTTCAGAAAAGTTTCGGAAAAAGGATGTCCGGAAAGATTCAACAATCTATCCGTTTGAGTTTCCTGCTTTTAGCGGGGTTGGTTTTTTCGGCTTTTGCGTCTGAAGAATCCTTACTGAGGGTGCCTATCCAGCCCGCTTCGTTTGCCTATTGCGGGATTCGGGATTTGCAGGAAAACGAACCGAATTTAACGGGTTCCGACGTTGCCGTTGCGGCTGTCTGCCGTTCGATGATGTATGTGAACGGACTGCCGCAGGATGATTATCGCTTGAACATGGCCCATCAGAGCCTGCGGGGGGGGCGTGTCTTTTTTGAGGACGGCTCGGATGGATTGTACGGTCTTTCGCCTCATGAAACGGCGGTCGGGGGACTTTTAATCGGTCTGGATTTTCAGGGAAATCATCCTTTGACAGGGCCTTTTGTTTATAAAGGCGTCTGTCCGGATGCGACGGTGGAGGTTTTTGAGTTTTGGCGGTTTGTGAGCTTGACGATTTTCGGCGACAAGCCGTTTTCGGCCGATGTGCTCACGCTCAGTTTGGGGGATTTTTACGAAGATTGGTGGACGCGGGGGATTGAGCGGCTGGCCCGAAAGACGGGGGTTCTGGTGGTGGCTTCAGCGGGAAACGGGCTTCGAGTTTCAGACCGTGTATTGTATCCGGCCGGCGGGGCCAATGTTTTAGCGGTGGGAGTCGTTCAATCACAGGTAGAACCCGATGGAACACCGAGTTTGAGATTTTTCTCGTCGCCGCATCGGCAGATTTCCAGTTTCGGCCCCACGGCGGACGGCCGCAGCAAGCCGGACCTTGTGGCACCGGGACGTGCTCTCGTGCCGTCGGCGTATGATACCTCAACCTATGAAATCGCCGGTGACTACTCCAGTCTGGCTACCCCCCTGGTTTCCGGGACGGCAGCTCTGCTGTTTCAGAAGATTTATCAGACGCCGGCGATGGCGGAACGAGTCCGACCGGAAACTCGGAACTGCGTTCTGCGGGCTCTTTTATTGACCTCGGCGAGAAAGCTGCCGTGGTGGCATAAGGGACGGCCCGGGCGGGACGATGATGTTGTTGTGCCGCTGGATTGGCTGCAGGGGGCGGGGCTTCTGGATGCCAAAGAGGCCTATGCACTTTTAACGGAAGGCTCCCGTCCGGAAGAGGGGGGCTGGAAGGGCTGGGACAATCCGATTTTGAATGCAGACCATCCGGAGGCGGTTTATTCCATTTCGGTTCCGGCAGAACAGGAACTCTATTTGACTGCTACGGCGGTTTGGAATCGTGCTTTTGAGGAGCGATTTCCGTTTCGGCCTTTGCCGGAAGAAGACGGAGATTTGCGGCTGGAATTGTGGAGGATAGACCCCAATCAGTCGGAGAAGATTCTGGCGGACGTCAGTGATAGTCCCGTGGATACGGTTGAACATCTTTATGTCCGGCTTCCGGAAGAAGCGGCGTCGTATGAATTGGTGGTGCGGTTCAGTCAGCCGCAGGCGGCCCAGAGAAGTCAAGGACGTCCGGTCGGTTTGGCGTGGTCTGTTGGACCGGACCGCACCCGGGACAATCCGTGGTGGTATGATTTGAACGAGGACGGTCAGATTGACCAGACAGACAAGGTCATTTATCAGATTTTTGAGAAGGAACAGTCTGAGATTTTCGGAGACTCCTCTTTGTCGGAGGTCCTCGGGCTCCGTCCTGAGCGAATCGAACTGCTGGAGCGGCAGTGGACGGATTGGCGCTCGTATTTGACTTTGTGGGCTGCGGAAGAGGCCTCGCTGGAGCCGTCTAATCCCTGAAACGAATGCTGAGGGTTTGATAAATCAGCTTGGCCGCCAGGAAATCGCAGGCCCACAAATGTTCTCGCGGACAAAGTTCGACCACATCCAGTCCAATTACGTTCCGGTTTTTGCAGACCTGTTCGATTAAGGAAATGACGTCATACCATCCCAGACCGCCCGGTTCGGGAGTGCCGGTAGCGGGCATCAGGGACGGGTCAAAAACATCCAGGTCGATAGTCAGATAGACATTGTCCGTCAGCAAAGAAAGCAGGGCATCCATCCAGCGCCGCTGCGGATCGGCGGCAATTTGATGAGCAAAGAAGACTCTGGTTTTGTCCAAAGCCGGTTTTTCGCAGGAGTCCATGCTTCGGATGCCTGCCTGAACGATCGGGCACAGTTCTCTGGCTCGAGCCATCACACAGGCATGATTGTAGATGGACCCTTCGTACTTTTCGCGGGTGTCGGCGTGGGCATCCAGCTGCAGAACGGTCAGGTTGGAGAACGTTTGAGCGGCGGCCTGAAATGCGCCGATGGAAACAGAATGTTCCCCGCCTAAAACAACCGGAAATTTGCCCTTTTGAAAATAGCCGAGCATTCTTCGGCGAACCTGTTCGACCATTTCCTCGGGGGTTGGACAATCCTGAACAGGCGCATCCGTGGCAATTCCTTTGCGGAAGACCTCCGAGTCGGTAAGGATGTCGTAAAACTCCAGATTTTTCGATGCCTTTAAAATCGCTTCAGGTCCCTTGTCGGCTCCTTTTATCCACGTGCTGGTTTGGTCATACGGAACCGGCAGGATGACGATTTGAGCAGTCCGGAAATCGGTAAAGCGAGGTTCGAAATCTCCAAAGGAGAAACCATTTGTCATTGTGGGTCTCCCGACAAGGAAAAAGGGATTTTTGGACGACTGCCCAAAAATCCCTGATTTTTGACAAAACTGTTCCTTTTTTAATCAAATAGAAAGACGGCAATGGCAACCGTAGTCGTCCAAAGGTCTTTGACACCGCGAGCGGTCTGGGTAATGTTGGTTGTTTTAATGAACAGGCCGCTGGATTTGTAGGCCTGCTCTTTTTCTGACCAAGCCTTGTCGGGATCTACTTCGTATCCGAGCGTTGTTCCGAGCATGCCGGCTGCCAGGTCTTCGGCCATATCTTCCGCTTCGCGTTTGTTCATTCCGTAGCCGTGCACTTCGCTTAAGTAGCCCCAGTTGCTCTTTTGCTTGGGGACAGCGATGCCGACGGAGGAGGCAATCAGACGGCCGTGTTCGTTGGTATCACACCGAGCCAGGACGCAGAAGCTGATGGCTCCCGGGACAAGGAGTTTGAGCCCTTCATTGCGGCTGATAATCCGGCAATAGGGAGGCAAAATGGAGGAGACCTGCACGAGATTCTGCTGGGCTACGCCCGCATCTCGAAGGGCTTCTTCGAAGGATTTTAGGCGGTATTTATGCCGGCCGACCCCTTTCGTTAAAAACATCCGCGTCGGTACAAGATTGAGCATTCCCGTACTCTCCTGGAAAAGAGGTTCTTCTTATTTGTCATATTCTTATGGTAACGGAGAAATTTTATCCCCCTTCAGGAGGGGGGCAAGAAAAAATTTGAAAAATTCATCCAGAAACCCAGAAAGCGGACTTATTCAGGAGACAATAAGCCGAAAAAAAAGACCGGATGTTGAGATAAAGAAGTTTTTTAGAATATCCGTTGCGATTTACAAAGAACATTCTATAATTTCACGCCGTTTCTTTCTGAAGAAAGATCGAAAAGATGGAAATTAGCAGGAGCAGACCTGCCGTTTAGCAATATGAGGAAGGAATCTATGGGAAAGAAAAAGG harbors:
- the typA gene encoding translational GTPase TypA is translated as MWFPEQIRNVAIIAHVDHGKTTLVDQLLYQSGMFRESELDKLAGGQHGLIMDSNPLERERGITIFSKNCAIEYTDPEGKEYKINIMDTPGHADFGGEVERVLKMADGVLLLVDAFDGPMPQTRFVLSKALAHKLKPIVVINKVDRPDARPNDVLNEVFDLFVSLNADNEALDFPVLYASARYGWAVRELDQPRQNMEPIFRAIIEEVPAPKADTEAPLQMLVTAVDYSDYVGRIAIGRLFAGRAVQAGMVTVIDNEGKHTQQKIVQLYTFSGLGKKPCLEVSAGDICAIAGLDPVEIGNTIACPDRPSALPVIAVDEPTMHMTFRINDGPFAGREGKYVTTRHLKERLEKELQTNVALRVEPGETPDEFKVSGRGLMHLGILLENMRREGYELCVGKPEVIIRIIDGIHQEPMEQLFIDCPIDCQNAVMALLGERRAELLTVEGKTGTSDYIQMRFKIPSRGLFGLHPRLMTATQGRASIHHSFDGYEPMRGSIPQRQAGVMIATEAGTVTAYALDALFDRGTFFVKPGDQVYEGQIVGEHCKDNDIPVNPTKTKNLTNIRASSKDDAARVKPPRILSLEAALEYIQDDELVEITPAAIRLRKRLLKEADRRRHARKK
- a CDS encoding winged helix-turn-helix domain-containing protein; this encodes MQDKIGSAAGQIWKMLAAAKAPVNITDIPKRTNLPAQIAFQGLGWLAREGKLEYQQKGRSIYVALCSAEYVS
- the glgP gene encoding alpha-glucan family phosphorylase encodes the protein MIQDRKIAYFSMEIGIEEAMPTYSGGLGVLAGDTILAAADAEVPMAAVSLVHRKGYFFQKLTEDGRQIEEPVIWTVEDFLEEMPPRVSVVIEGRTVQIRCWKYEARGIGGYIVPVYFLDTDLEVNAPQDRELTDYLYGKDKRYRLCQEVVLGIGGVRMLRALGYEQLERFHMNEGHASLLTLELLEEQKRKRNGQTISEEDIAAVRRQCVFTTHTPVAAGHDQFPMDLVRQVLGQQEAFSLNNVFCCGDMLNMTYLALNLSHYVNGVAKKHGEVSRHMFGGYEIDAITNGVHAARWTSEPFAELFDKYIPGWREDNFSLRYALSVPSEEAWEAHLQNKRRLVTFVNRETNAGMDAETLTLGFARRATSYKRADLIFSDRRRLKSLCRKGGRLQIIFAGKAHPNDFEGKELIRRIFSARGELVPEVRTAYLPNYDMAMGRLITAGVDVWLNTPQPPLEASGTSGMKAALNGVPSLSVLDGWWIEGCIEGVTGWAIGENHRQAEVPQDRQKDAESLYEKLEKVLYVYYKTPLQFRKVMLHAIALNGSFFNTQRMMQQYVLKAYFS
- a CDS encoding NYN domain-containing protein, which gives rise to MPLLIDGYNLLRVIQRQEAMAGLDEAGLIRILTEYLRRTRNRGQIIFDGIGPPDKTGLAGFSNIEVLFSGSFRDADTLIEEKIQTCSAPRSLVVISSDLRLVAAAKRRKAAPVRSEIFWDMVGRLLEKEPPRPEPKEKRQGISRAETQQWLDLFNLDS
- a CDS encoding dihydroorotase — encoded protein: MKETAAPSILIRNGRLIDPANGVDRIADLLVADGKVSQIGRLPAKADILIDASGKIVSPGLIDLHVHFREPGDEEEETIASGSAAAVAGGFTSVVCMPNTNPPIDNATSVEYVHRMGRQARKTFIYVMGTLTKGRAGEELSEMGLMAQAGAIGFTDDGSGVQNAAVMLRALKYASMFNRVVAQHCQDDSLARGGVMNAGYNATLLGLPGMDPLAEEMMLWRDIQLVKKTKTRYHAQHISTAGSIQLIRQAKQEGLPISCEVTPHHLLLTEEHLKDYDTNYKVNPPLRTLADVEALRRAVQEGLIDALATDHAPHLKSEKELEFLAAPFGIASLECTLPLYRKALIDPGIIDWPQLLAMLTYRPARVLNISKGTLGLGDRADIAIIDPDAEWTIDPNRFFSKSHNCPYIGWTVKGKVLYTIVAGEIRYCADGYSPCPC
- a CDS encoding aspartate carbamoyltransferase catalytic subunit — protein: MNQTTKTDFQWRRKHLLGLRDLSRKEIEFILDTARGFEEFSTRSIKKAPALRGKVVVNMFFEDSTRTRNSFTLAASRLSADVIEFTKTSSSVNKGETLIDTARNLEAMGVDIVVIRHNAGGAPHLLSRSIKACVINAGDGFHEHPTQALLDAYTIRQIKGALEGLKIGIVGDIAHSRVARSNIHALTKLGAEVILVGPPTLMPAQVQNLPVQVSYSLDAVIDKLDVINMLRIQFERLGGNLFPSVREYSHFYGLTVERLKKAKPDILVMHPGPLNRGLEIESEVADGPNSVILRQVSNGLAIRMAVLFLVNQAAVLEAKDSHP
- the pyrR gene encoding bifunctional pyr operon transcriptional regulator/uracil phosphoribosyltransferase PyrR: MRVLLNEAQISQILDSISQDIASDLGSNNNLVIIGIRSRGEILAQRLQKRLSERLGKEIPCGTLDITLYRDDIHDPQNAVPSRVRTTEINFDIHQTTVLLVDDVLHTGRSVRAALDALTDLGRPKAIRLAVLVDRGSRELPIRADYVGIRVDVNPEERVQVLLKETDQIEQVLVE
- a CDS encoding S8 family serine peptidase — encoded protein: MSGKIQQSIRLSFLLLAGLVFSAFASEESLLRVPIQPASFAYCGIRDLQENEPNLTGSDVAVAAVCRSMMYVNGLPQDDYRLNMAHQSLRGGRVFFEDGSDGLYGLSPHETAVGGLLIGLDFQGNHPLTGPFVYKGVCPDATVEVFEFWRFVSLTIFGDKPFSADVLTLSLGDFYEDWWTRGIERLARKTGVLVVASAGNGLRVSDRVLYPAGGANVLAVGVVQSQVEPDGTPSLRFFSSPHRQISSFGPTADGRSKPDLVAPGRALVPSAYDTSTYEIAGDYSSLATPLVSGTAALLFQKIYQTPAMAERVRPETRNCVLRALLLTSARKLPWWHKGRPGRDDDVVVPLDWLQGAGLLDAKEAYALLTEGSRPEEGGWKGWDNPILNADHPEAVYSISVPAEQELYLTATAVWNRAFEERFPFRPLPEEDGDLRLELWRIDPNQSEKILADVSDSPVDTVEHLYVRLPEEAASYELVVRFSQPQAAQRSQGRPVGLAWSVGPDRTRDNPWWYDLNEDGQIDQTDKVIYQIFEKEQSEIFGDSSLSEVLGLRPERIELLERQWTDWRSYLTLWAAEEASLEPSNP
- the speB gene encoding agmatinase, which produces MTNGFSFGDFEPRFTDFRTAQIVILPVPYDQTSTWIKGADKGPEAILKASKNLEFYDILTDSEVFRKGIATDAPVQDCPTPEEMVEQVRRRMLGYFQKGKFPVVLGGEHSVSIGAFQAAAQTFSNLTVLQLDAHADTREKYEGSIYNHACVMARARELCPIVQAGIRSMDSCEKPALDKTRVFFAHQIAADPQRRWMDALLSLLTDNVYLTIDLDVFDPSLMPATGTPEPGGLGWYDVISLIEQVCKNRNVIGLDVVELCPREHLWACDFLAAKLIYQTLSIRFRD
- a CDS encoding arginine decarboxylase, pyruvoyl-dependent encodes the protein MLNLVPTRMFLTKGVGRHKYRLKSFEEALRDAGVAQQNLVQVSSILPPYCRIISRNEGLKLLVPGAISFCVLARCDTNEHGRLIASSVGIAVPKQKSNWGYLSEVHGYGMNKREAEDMAEDLAAGMLGTTLGYEVDPDKAWSEKEQAYKSSGLFIKTTNITQTARGVKDLWTTTVAIAVFLFD